The following are from one region of the Euleptes europaea isolate rEulEur1 chromosome 11, rEulEur1.hap1, whole genome shotgun sequence genome:
- the LOC130484257 gene encoding uncharacterized protein LOC130484257 produces MFSSAAERERDKWGPRFDSPPSTSAAASQANATGRKRKANFSNDETETLVWNVVRHFSALYGSESFRAHPVRRKQLWTQIQSRVNFLGYTERSIDDLKHKWRDLRLDVKKKITAKKPLPLHRPGPPHKPRLTPLEKMVASTFLQPTHDSEPEIVLDPEIFFPGASKQSFLPMQPGASHPGIYIDTNGQPSSLPTMEGSTVPRLAGQSPDPSMICDYSRGEGQSSSAESGPELRSLEMSTVSPPLRNESLVSYTSMSEEEEQDAPEAEGGLGSQPGLESQLSAEEDGKAAVRQAALIRRCNSQGSATSLPEDPIDAHSDWGQGGASEIPALGRALRPAQPEEEETANQSAEMGSFPRGLMGAAWEKQDDEQQQSRSPLHAGALTEESLPSSESPQADRVPPPQPLPRRMGCSHLRDGRRETWRTNLHCLMDMEDQWDQLYHQELAMWQEERAQQREERARDRELQFRLLGVLTDIRDELRSLRQERTAARQERASQTAAPATAPAPTASPPQPEAAATKTPADPVPLFSLEREEGLSGPPLVSAGRGEAAVATRSPRGTPRRGRGRPRGSTLRHRRMLMTNS; encoded by the exons ATGTTTTCCTCAGcggcggagagagagagagacaaatggGGACCGCGGTTtgactctcccccctccacctcagCTGCGGCCTCTCAGGCAAATGCGACCGGCCGGAAGAGGAAAGCCAACTTCTCCAACGACGAGACGGAAACGCTGGTGTGGAACGTTGTGCGGCACTTCAGCGCCTTGTATGGATCCGAGTCCTTCCGGGCTCACCCCGTCCGCCGGAAGCAGCTGTGGACGCAGATCCAGAGCCGGGTCAACTTCCTGGGCTACACGGAACGCTCCATCGATGACCTCAAGCACAAGTGGAGAGACCTCCGGCTGGACGTCAAGAAGAAGATAACAGCCAAGAAGCCCCTTCCTCTCCACCGGCCGGGACCCCCCCATAAGCCCCGCCTCACTCCCCTCGAGAAGATGGTGGCCTCGACCTTTCTTCAGCCCACCCATGACTCCGAGCCGGAGATCGTCCTGGACccag AGATTTTCTTCCCGGGGGCTTCCAAGCAGTCCTTCCTCCCGATGCAGCCTGGCGCCAGTCACCCCGGCATCTACATCGACACCAATGGGCAGCCCTCCTCTCTGCCCACCATGGAGGGCTCCACGGTCCCACGGTTGGCCGGCCAAAGCCCCGATCCGTCTATGATTTGTGACTACAGCAGAGGCGAAGGGCAGAGCAGTTCAG CTGAGTCGGGGCCAGAGCTGCGGAGCCTGGAAATGTCGACCGTCTCGCCTCCTCTGAGAAACGAATCCCTGGTTTCCTACACATCCATGTCTGAGGAAGAGGAACAAGATGCCCCAGAGGCGGAAGGCGGGCTAGGCTCGCAGCCTGGCCTGGAGTCGCAGCTGTCAGCTGAGGAAGATGGGAAAGCAGCTGTCCGGCAAGCCGCGCTAATCCGCCGATGCAACTCGCAAGGTTCGGCGACGTCCCTGCCGGAGGATCCGATAGATGCCCATTCAGATTGGGGCCAGGGGGGCGCCTCTGAGATCCCGGCCCTGGGCCGAGCACTCCGCCCCGCgcagccggaggaggaggaaaccGCCAACCAAAGTGCAGAGATGGGCTCCTTTCCCCGGGGGCTGATGGGGGCCGCGTGGGAGAAGCAAGACGACGAGCAGCAGCAGTCCAGGTCCCCCCTCCATGCCGGGGCTCTCACGGAGGAGTCGCTGCCCTCTTCCGAGTCTCCCCAGGCGGACCGTGTACcgcctcctcagcctctgccgaGGAGAATGGGGTGCTCGCACCTGCGGGATGGCAGGCGAGAAACGTGGCGGACTAACCTCCATTGCTTGATGGACATGGAGGACCAGTGGGACCAGCTGTACCACCAGGAGTTGGCCATGTGGCAAGAGGAGAGGGCGCAGCAGCGCGAGGAGCGGGCCCGCGACAGGGAGCTCCAGTTCCGGCTGCTCGGGGTCCTCACTGACATCCGCGACGAACTGAGGTCCTTGCGGCAGGAGAGGACGGCGGCCCGGCAGGAGAGGGCTTCTCAGACTGCCGCGCCAGCCACTGCGCCGGCACCCACCGCCTCGCCTCCGCAGCCTGAAGCTGCGGCCACGAAGACTCCGGCTGATCCTGTCCCCCTCTTCTCCCTCGAAAGGGAAGAGGGCCTCTCTGGACCACCCCTGGTTAGCGCTGGCCGGGGAGAGGCAGCTGTGGCTACAAGAAGCCCCCGCGGCACTCCCCGGCGAGGGAGAGGTCGCCCCCGCGGCTCTACGTTGAGACACAGGCGGATGCTTATGACTAATAGCTAG
- the LOC130484258 gene encoding zinc finger protein 135-like, translating to MAGGGACQVQVRFEDVMVHISMEELQMLEKWQQELYFEVLKENYESLIAIGSPATSSEVIAWFKGGGWQNRAESQDPRRGDSSASENEEAFGSGSGSQNLLICTQTDGGLGQIYSKQYTETLGPPKMVDSRFEEELAQEGDLEGPPKLLGVPLMQRGNPVRDECVPHPEKATHGLASPTHSQVAAVVLKPYICRWCGETFRLKGLLRIHNRVSLQKPSLPCPDCGVCFLSSWHLKRHQRIHSRACVDSPGTGQGSRAEERLLFCADCGEGFRRYLDFLQHQKTHEEAKVWPCARCNTTFTHQSDLVMHEESHFEEELCTYAPCGENCVCALSVPLHFASRFEKSTENSKTHLQKDEKPHGDVKSEPEKPYSCHQCGEKFRLEGNLQLHYRYCHKQRLQKYRYGVTSPERPKDRDKWVPNGEVPEASRDSSGPPSQTSSARWTCSLCKKGFNSRYSLGKHRQRHKAEQHQSAAEPDKNAGPASGFGSRAAVGITKKLHKCQECGKRFVYKRHLVTHMKAHAKESRHWGPLCGESLGYKGSVRKPILIHLGEEPPSGGRQEDSSPPAVATEQRKEKKRRRQEEELSQCTECGKSLSKSYLHSHQAWHAGRRYRCRLCGIVFNFNSAGHRHLQQHRKNGDFSTCPQCGNRRRSKCCLCLLETIHLGQKPLPPTEDPCGKRPASHKQGVHSGMQPGKEGESEESPAAGARIPYRSLPKPFRCMECGKRFAYKARLIMHRRSHTGELPFQCAECGKGFIHKSYLNLHKKMHVKKVGVREGGAGSVACTKGMQMGLVTEGWGEQ from the exons GGAGTCCCGCGACCAGCTCTGAAGTCATAGCGTGGTTTAAAGGAGGCGGGTGGCAGAACCGCGCAGAAAGCCAGGATCCCAGACGGGGCGATTCTTCCGCGAGTGAAAACGAGGAAGCGTTTGGATCTGGAAGCGGGAGCCAGAACCTACTCATCTGCACCCAAA CAGATGGAGGACTTGGGCAGATATACTCTAAACAATATACTGAGACGCTGGGACCACCCAAGATGGTAGACAGCAGATTTGAGGAAGAGCTGGCTCAAGAGGGCGACCTGGAGGGACCCCCTAAGCTTTTGGGCGTGCCATTAATGCAAAGGGGAAATCCAGTGAGAGATGAGTGCGTTCCACACCCAGAAAAGGCCACGCATGGATTGGCCAGCCCCACGCATTCCCAGGTGGCAGCCGTAGTACTGAAGCCGTACATATGTCGGTGGTGTGGCGAGACATTCCGGTTGAAAGGGCTTCTTCGTATCCACAACAGGGTCAGCTTGCAGAAGCCATCCCTTCCTTGCCCGGATTGTGGCGTCTGCTTCCTCAGCAGCTGGCATCTGAAGAGGCATCAGAGGATCCACAGCCGCGCATGCGTAGACAGCCCGGGCACGGGCCAAGGGAGCCGAGCGGAGGAGAGATTGCTTTTCTGTGCGGACTGTGGGGAGGGCTTCCGCAGGTACCTTGATTTCCTCCAGCACCAGAAAACCCACGAGGAGGCGAAGGTCTGGCCATGTGCACGGTGCAACACCACTTTTACGCACCAGAGCGACCTTGTGATGCACGAGGAAAGCCACTTTGAGGAAGAACTGTGCACGTATGCTCCATGTGGGGAGAATTGCGTCTGCGCGCTTTCCGTCCCACTGCATTTTGCGTCCCGCTTTGAGAAGAGCACGGAGAACAGCAAGACGCATTTGCAGAAAGACGAAAAGCCGCACGGGGATGTCAAGAGCGAGCCAGAGAAACCCTATTCGTGCCACCAGTGTGGGGAGAAGTTCAGATTAGAAGGGAACCTGCAGCTACATTACCGATACTGCCATAAGCAGCGGCTGCAGAAATACAGGTATGGTGTAACCTCCCCAGAGCGTCCAAAGGATCGTGACAAATGGGTGCCTAACGGAGAGGTGCCTGAGGCCAGTAGGGACAGCTCCGGCCCTCCGTCGCAAACGTCTTCTGCTAGGTGGACTTGCTCCCTTTGCAAGAAGGGATTCAACAGTCGATACAGCCTGGGCAAACATCGGCAGAGGCACAAAGCGGAGCAGCACCAGAGTGCTGCAGAGCCTGACAAAAACGCAGGCCCCGCGAGTGGCTTCGGCAGCCGCGCGGCGGTCGGCATAACGAAGAAGCTGCACAAGTGCCAGGAATGTGGGAAGAGGTTTGTTTACAAGAGGCATCTGGTCACGCACATGAAAGCCCACGCCAAAGAGAGCCGCCATTGGGGTCCTCTCTGTGGAGAAAGCTTGGGCTACAAAGGCAGCGTTCGGAAGCCCATTCTGATACATTTGGGAGAAGAGCCGCCGAGCGGTGGGCGCCAGGAAGACTCCAGCCCGCCAGCGGTTGCCACGGaacagaggaaggagaagaagaggaggaggcaggaagagGAGCTCTCCCAATGCACTGAATGCGGCAAGAGCCTTAGCAAGTCATACCTTCATTCCCACCAGGCATGGCATGCAGGGAGGAGGTACAGGTGCCGTTTGTGTGGGATCGTGTTCAACTTCAATAGCGCAGGTCACCGCCACCTCCAGCAACACAGGAAGAACGGGGATTTTTCCACCTGTCCCCAGTGTGGGAATAGACGTCGGTCCAAGTGTTGTCTCTGCTTGTTAGAGACAATTCACCTTGGGCAGAAGCCTCTACCGCCCACTGAGGACCCGTGTGGAAAACGTCCTGCCAGCCACAAACAGGGCGTCCACTCAGGAATGCAGCCGGGCAAAGAGGGGGAGAGCGAAGAGTCGCCAGCAGCCGGTGCCCGGATCCCCTACCGAAGCCTCCCAAAGCCTTTCAGGTGCATGGAGTGTGGGAAGCGCTTTGCCTACAAGGCGCGCCTGATCATGCACCGCCGGAGCCACACAGGCGAGCTGCCGTTCCAGTGTGCCGAATGCGGCAAGGGTTTCATTCACAAGAGCTACCTCAACCTACACAAGAAGATGCACGTTAAAAAAGTGggtgtgagagagggaggggccggcAGCGTGGCATGTACAAAGGGCATGCAGATGGGGCTGGTGACAGAGGGTTGGGGGGAACAATGA